The Treponema medium genome has a window encoding:
- a CDS encoding glycosyltransferase codes for MLVLDQYDGENNGTTMTARRLAEGLRNVGYEVKIVSTGKEAPDKFVVPPLTMPSFMRNIISAQGMIIAGSDKETLRKAIAWANLVHFVMPFFLSNAGVKIAQELGVPHTAAFHVQPQNITYSIGMGTAKLPNTFLYNLMRDHFFKYFRRIHCPSRFIAHQLEEHGYTAQRYVISNGVDPHFRYIKAEKPTELQDRLVILMIGRLSKEKRQDLLMEAAKLSRYANRIQLIFAGKGPLKKQYQKQGTALPHQPIFTFCTQEELITIISYADLYVHTADAEIEAIACIEAFSCGLVPVIANSDQSATPQFALDDRSLFEAGNARALADKIDYWFDHPEERKAQEIRYAEYGKEFDHARCVAQMVRMFEEEMNDPFYGSR; via the coding sequence TTGCTCGTTTTAGATCAATATGATGGAGAAAATAACGGTACTACGATGACTGCCCGCCGATTGGCAGAAGGGCTTCGAAACGTTGGATACGAAGTAAAGATTGTAAGTACGGGAAAAGAAGCGCCTGATAAATTCGTAGTTCCGCCGCTTACAATGCCGTCTTTTATGCGTAATATTATCAGTGCTCAGGGCATGATAATCGCAGGATCGGATAAAGAAACTCTCAGAAAAGCAATCGCATGGGCGAATTTAGTTCATTTTGTCATGCCTTTTTTTCTTTCTAATGCAGGAGTTAAGATTGCGCAGGAATTAGGCGTACCGCATACGGCGGCTTTTCATGTCCAGCCACAAAATATTACCTATTCAATCGGTATGGGAACCGCTAAACTTCCCAATACCTTTCTATACAACTTGATGCGTGATCATTTTTTTAAGTACTTCAGACGTATTCACTGCCCAAGCCGTTTTATTGCTCATCAGCTTGAAGAACATGGATATACAGCGCAACGCTATGTCATTTCCAATGGTGTTGATCCTCACTTTCGATATATCAAAGCTGAAAAGCCTACGGAATTGCAAGACCGTTTAGTTATTCTGATGATCGGCAGGCTTTCAAAAGAAAAACGCCAAGACCTCCTCATGGAAGCAGCAAAGCTTTCTCGTTATGCAAACCGTATTCAGCTTATCTTTGCCGGAAAAGGTCCACTTAAAAAACAATATCAAAAACAAGGAACAGCGTTGCCGCACCAGCCTATCTTTACGTTTTGCACACAGGAAGAACTTATCACGATTATATCGTATGCCGATCTGTATGTGCATACTGCCGATGCCGAAATTGAAGCGATTGCCTGTATCGAAGCTTTTTCATGCGGCTTAGTACCCGTCATTGCAAACAGCGATCAATCGGCTACGCCTCAGTTTGCTCTTGATGACAGGAGTTTATTTGAGGCGGGTAATGCCCGTGCACTTGCGGATAAAATCGATTATTGGTTTGACCATCCGGAAGAGCGCAAGGCACAGGAAATCCGCTACGCCGAATACGGTAAAGAGTTTGACCATGCGCGCTGTGTGGCGCAGATGGTACGTATGTTTGAAGAAGAAATGAATGATCCTTTTTACGGCAGCCGGTAA
- a CDS encoding type II toxin-antitoxin system HicA family toxin, which yields MNFKEMEKMIKQDGWVKRDIVGSHHHYEHPVKKGKVTIPFHGNKELSKFVVNSILKQAGLKE from the coding sequence ATGAACTTTAAAGAAATGGAGAAGATGATAAAACAAGACGGATGGGTAAAACGTGATATAGTTGGGTCACATCATCACTATGAGCATCCGGTTAAAAAAGGGAAGGTTACTATTCCATTTCACGGTAATAAGGAGCTTTCAAAGTTTGTAGTAAATAGTATTCTTAAACAAGCAGGATTAAAGGAGTAA
- a CDS encoding type II toxin-antitoxin system HicB family antitoxin: MYIYPAIFYKDENGYSVVFYDIELATMGDTLEEALIMAEEALTGRISLLLKDGETLPNPTAIEDIEKPKDAEFITLVKTDRKYLAQEKSVRKNLTIPAWLAEAAENAGLNFSQELQCALKTRLHIGI; the protein is encoded by the coding sequence ATGTATATTTATCCGGCAATTTTTTATAAAGATGAAAACGGTTATTCGGTTGTATTTTATGATATAGAACTTGCAACGATGGGAGACACATTGGAAGAAGCGTTGATAATGGCAGAGGAAGCATTGACAGGACGTATCTCTTTACTTTTAAAGGATGGAGAGACACTGCCCAATCCGACAGCTATAGAAGATATAGAAAAACCGAAAGATGCGGAATTTATTACACTGGTAAAAACCGACCGTAAATATCTGGCACAGGAAAAAAGTGTTCGTAAAAATTTAACAATTCCTGCCTGGCTTGCTGAAGCTGCCGAAAATGCAGGATTAAATTTTTCGCAAGAGTTACAATGTGCTTTAAAAACGCGCTTGCATATTGGCATATAA
- a CDS encoding MiaB/RimO family radical SAM methylthiotransferase, which translates to MTKRFFLDQHGCAKNQVDGELLIGILTDKGWQKTVEPENADLIIVNSCGFIEPAKRESIEAVITARTAYPQAKILLAGCLAERYGDIFKTDFEEADAFFGNGDLSQLPILIDRLFPDAPVAQQQQSPNEHDQSVHSTEHSRPFLKPAQEGVCCGSRPELLNFPRSAFIKITEGCDNCCSFCAIPLIRGSVRSRPLDSIINEIQGFVQQGYKEFNLIGQDLAVYETTTPLDKLSSRLNNNLPTLPAQKRQGLSGLAQLLHAISGIEGTFSVRLLYIHPDHFPPDILPIMTADTRFLPYFDIPFQSGSDPIIRAMNRCGSAETYLKLIENIRAAFRTAESPYGEAVIRTTFLTGFPGETQADFERTAAFLQAAQSLWSGAFAYSQEEGTKAADMKKQVPAKIAEQRKTALNELQLKITEQKLAAFCGLEMDVLIEEIIPQEHNNEEENTQCCIALGRAWFQAPEVDGAVVVNFSQAQKDSEGLPITAGSLVRVRITALRGIDLEADAL; encoded by the coding sequence TTGACTAAGCGTTTCTTTCTTGATCAGCACGGATGTGCTAAAAATCAAGTAGACGGTGAGCTGCTTATCGGCATCTTAACCGATAAGGGTTGGCAGAAAACTGTCGAACCCGAAAACGCCGATCTCATCATTGTAAATTCATGCGGCTTTATCGAACCTGCAAAACGTGAGTCGATTGAAGCCGTTATCACCGCACGAACAGCCTATCCTCAGGCAAAAATTTTGCTGGCAGGTTGTTTGGCGGAACGGTATGGCGACATCTTTAAAACCGATTTTGAAGAAGCTGATGCCTTTTTCGGTAACGGAGACTTATCTCAGCTCCCTATACTTATCGACCGGCTGTTTCCGGATGCGCCGGTTGCTCAGCAGCAACAATCGCCGAACGAACATGATCAATCGGTTCATTCTACCGAACACAGCCGTCCATTCCTTAAACCTGCGCAAGAAGGCGTATGCTGCGGTTCGCGCCCCGAACTGCTAAACTTTCCTCGTTCCGCCTTTATCAAAATTACCGAAGGCTGTGATAATTGCTGTTCATTTTGCGCGATACCGCTGATACGCGGCTCAGTGAGAAGTCGCCCGCTTGACAGTATCATCAATGAAATACAGGGGTTTGTGCAGCAAGGATATAAAGAATTCAACCTCATCGGGCAAGACCTTGCAGTATATGAAACCACCACGCCTCTAGATAAGCTCAGCAGCCGGCTTAACAATAACTTGCCCACATTGCCGGCTCAAAAGAGACAGGGGCTTTCGGGATTGGCGCAGCTTTTACACGCAATTTCCGGTATTGAAGGAACATTCAGCGTCCGGTTGCTCTATATTCATCCCGACCACTTTCCGCCGGATATCTTGCCGATTATGACTGCCGACACCCGCTTCCTCCCCTACTTTGATATCCCCTTTCAATCCGGATCCGATCCGATTATCCGTGCAATGAACCGCTGCGGTTCTGCCGAAACCTATCTCAAGTTGATAGAAAATATCCGCGCAGCTTTCCGCACAGCGGAAAGTCCCTACGGGGAGGCGGTTATCCGTACTACTTTTTTAACAGGCTTTCCGGGAGAAACCCAAGCTGATTTTGAACGGACGGCAGCCTTTTTGCAGGCAGCACAAAGCCTCTGGTCAGGGGCATTCGCCTATTCGCAGGAAGAGGGAACCAAGGCTGCCGATATGAAAAAACAGGTGCCGGCAAAAATTGCCGAACAGCGCAAGACTGCCCTTAACGAACTGCAATTAAAGATTACCGAACAAAAACTTGCCGCTTTTTGCGGACTGGAAATGGACGTTCTCATCGAAGAGATTATCCCGCAAGAACACAACAATGAAGAAGAAAACACACAATGCTGCATTGCGCTCGGTCGGGCATGGTTCCAAGCGCCGGAGGTAGACGGTGCCGTAGTCGTAAATTTTTCCCAAGCGCAAAAAGACAGCGAAGGGCTGCCGATAACGGCGGGCAGTCTGGTTCGGGTACGGATTACCGCCCTGCGCGGGATTGACCTCGAAGCGGACGCACTCTAA
- a CDS encoding helix-turn-helix domain-containing protein, which yields MQDIGNVLETARNEKQIGLEQASRETNIARRYLEALETGMYEVFPGEPYVVGFLRNYAEYLGLNPNECVTLYKQARIQETAVPPETLIPQKSFTVPRNVFIGIGVFLLLIAVFFVGRILITKIDTAIKDKPIQPAKQTEIIEKKEKASYTLSQEVFEKRLFQGDTITLPINGKDYQIQVEKTAPELYLATDIGTQIIALGQSLVLDLNGDVTADVKISVEDIDTADESKGALVEILTTGFSEPVSAEAPTIKIPDQAAQSESAKYKVLFDAGSAYPVTLNATFRSYCLFRYEQDKTNRDERYYQKSEQLTVQANNGIRIWASNGNAVKMQIIAGGKTIDIEVSRPGEVIVKDLKWIKDDESGRYKFVVMEVD from the coding sequence ATGCAGGATATAGGCAATGTATTAGAAACAGCACGCAATGAAAAACAGATAGGGCTTGAACAGGCTTCGCGAGAAACGAATATTGCTCGCCGCTATTTAGAGGCGCTTGAAACGGGTATGTATGAAGTATTTCCCGGAGAGCCTTATGTTGTCGGGTTTTTACGGAATTATGCAGAATACTTAGGCTTAAATCCTAATGAGTGTGTTACACTGTATAAACAGGCGCGAATACAAGAAACGGCAGTTCCGCCTGAAACGCTTATTCCTCAAAAGTCATTTACCGTTCCACGCAACGTATTTATCGGGATAGGAGTATTCCTTCTTTTAATAGCAGTATTTTTCGTCGGTAGAATATTGATTACAAAAATCGATACCGCGATAAAAGACAAACCGATACAGCCGGCTAAACAGACGGAAATTATAGAAAAAAAAGAGAAGGCTTCATACACTCTTTCTCAAGAGGTCTTTGAAAAACGGCTCTTTCAGGGTGATACTATTACACTCCCTATCAATGGAAAAGATTATCAAATACAAGTTGAGAAAACAGCCCCTGAACTGTATCTTGCAACGGATATCGGAACACAAATTATTGCATTAGGTCAAAGCCTTGTACTGGATCTAAACGGTGATGTTACTGCCGATGTGAAAATTTCCGTTGAAGATATCGATACAGCAGATGAATCGAAGGGTGCATTAGTGGAAATACTCACCACAGGGTTTTCAGAACCGGTTTCTGCAGAAGCACCTACGATAAAAATTCCCGATCAGGCAGCTCAGTCCGAATCAGCAAAATACAAAGTACTGTTCGATGCCGGTTCTGCATATCCGGTAACCTTAAATGCAACTTTCCGAAGCTATTGCCTCTTCCGTTATGAACAAGATAAAACCAATCGAGACGAACGGTACTATCAAAAATCGGAACAGCTGACAGTTCAAGCAAATAACGGTATCCGTATTTGGGCATCAAATGGAAATGCTGTTAAGATGCAAATTATTGCAGGTGGAAAAACCATCGATATAGAAGTCAGTCGCCCGGGTGAAGTCATCGTTAAAGATTTAAAATGGATCAAGGATGATGAATCGGGACGTTATAAATTTGTGGTAATGGAAGTTGACTAA
- a CDS encoding LolA family protein yields MKKTIVFVAVIFGFYITAFCQSITTASVFFAGMSEQYGALSDYTASLTVSTGSGSKVQTMEATVYFKRPNRLRIDFTKPNEQVILFTGDTLTIYVPSYRMVLNQTIEKDSSAGTANLATPQGLSLLKRSYTIAYETGAEPQPLEEGSSERVVILALNRRSASETFRNIRLLVSPETKLIRRIEAWPISGSKITFDFSYYRLNTGIPDSRFLYDIPPNADMMNNFLFEE; encoded by the coding sequence ATGAAAAAAACAATCGTTTTTGTTGCCGTTATATTCGGCTTTTATATAACAGCATTTTGTCAATCCATTACGACTGCAAGCGTATTTTTTGCCGGAATGTCCGAACAATACGGCGCGCTTTCCGATTACACTGCCAGCCTAACCGTTTCAACCGGTTCCGGTTCAAAGGTTCAGACAATGGAAGCTACCGTCTACTTCAAACGACCGAATCGGCTGCGCATTGATTTTACCAAACCGAATGAGCAGGTTATTCTATTCACCGGCGACACATTAACCATCTATGTTCCCTCCTATCGGATGGTTTTAAATCAGACGATAGAAAAAGATTCCTCTGCGGGTACAGCAAACCTTGCCACGCCTCAAGGTCTATCGCTATTGAAACGCTCATATACCATTGCGTATGAAACAGGAGCTGAGCCTCAGCCGTTGGAAGAAGGCTCCTCTGAACGAGTTGTAATACTTGCACTTAATAGACGTTCAGCTTCGGAAACTTTTAGGAATATCCGGCTGCTTGTTTCGCCTGAAACGAAGCTCATCAGACGAATTGAAGCATGGCCTATTTCGGGCAGCAAGATTACATTTGATTTTTCATACTACCGATTAAATACGGGAATTCCGGATTCCCGCTTTTTATACGATATACCGCCGAATGCGGATATGATGAACAATTTTTTATTTGAAGAATAA
- a CDS encoding GNAT family N-acetyltransferase yields MVAKGYSVRKAEPRDLAVVMQVERQSFEENIVEDESVFADRIAYTSDCNYVLVKADTQSVCGYFTAELWDSSEIGADAFALGHSVRERHQPAGTALYISSFALLPEVRGQSIAEKFFAASIERIAAVFPRLERIILLVHEDWHKAIRIYEKQGFIRTQVLDRFAWFGDKQAFIYEKMI; encoded by the coding sequence ATGGTAGCGAAAGGGTATAGTGTAAGAAAAGCGGAACCGAGAGATTTAGCTGTGGTTATGCAGGTGGAACGGCAGAGTTTTGAAGAAAACATCGTTGAGGACGAAAGTGTGTTTGCCGACCGCATCGCATATACTTCCGATTGCAATTATGTTCTTGTTAAAGCCGATACGCAATCCGTGTGCGGTTATTTTACAGCTGAACTGTGGGATTCTTCGGAGATTGGAGCCGACGCGTTTGCCTTAGGGCATTCGGTACGCGAGCGCCATCAGCCGGCAGGGACAGCCTTGTATATCTCTTCCTTTGCGTTATTACCGGAGGTGCGCGGGCAAAGCATTGCCGAAAAATTTTTTGCAGCTTCTATAGAACGTATTGCTGCCGTTTTTCCGCGGTTGGAACGGATTATTTTGCTTGTGCATGAAGATTGGCATAAAGCGATCAGGATTTATGAAAAACAAGGCTTTATCCGCACACAGGTTTTAGACCGGTTTGCATGGTTCGGGGATAAGCAGGCGTTTATCTACGAAAAAATGATATAA
- a CDS encoding DMT family transporter: MSKLTKKEIGAYIALFVAALFWGTTFVAISSTNDYFPPAFLVFMRCAIGGVVLLLVFIKRLKNWSRSYVIVCAFLGLLMTVGYLMQNLSIAAGCPPGRCGFLVATYCVITPFIAWFVWKRKPNIYHIIAAVICLIGIGFISMPDLLKTSDVGLNLGDFLALIGSVIFAAYLVYLGRYVDTMDPILLTIGNLFFGVIYAGLYTYFFEDSTKIVWNGYSIFAVLYLGVICMSLTNILQAIGQREVVASTAALIFSLESVFGIIFAIAFWHEKVTASLLIGCSFIFVAIVISETKLGFLKKKLSSNVFRKIFSQIKTK, translated from the coding sequence ATGAGTAAGCTTACAAAAAAAGAGATCGGCGCATATATTGCGCTCTTTGTTGCGGCACTGTTTTGGGGAACGACCTTTGTGGCTATCAGCAGTACAAATGACTATTTTCCTCCCGCCTTTTTGGTCTTTATGCGGTGTGCCATCGGAGGCGTTGTATTGCTACTGGTTTTTATCAAACGGTTAAAAAACTGGTCACGCTCGTACGTTATCGTTTGCGCTTTCCTCGGCCTTCTTATGACTGTCGGGTATTTGATGCAAAATCTTTCGATTGCCGCTGGGTGTCCTCCGGGACGGTGCGGTTTCTTGGTTGCGACCTATTGCGTTATCACTCCGTTTATTGCATGGTTCGTATGGAAAAGAAAACCGAACATCTATCACATTATCGCGGCCGTTATCTGTCTTATCGGTATCGGTTTTATTTCGATGCCGGATCTTCTGAAAACTTCCGATGTCGGTTTAAATCTCGGTGATTTTCTCGCGCTGATAGGCAGTGTGATTTTTGCCGCCTACCTCGTGTACTTGGGGCGGTATGTTGACACCATGGATCCGATTTTGCTGACGATCGGAAACCTGTTCTTTGGTGTCATCTATGCAGGTTTATATACTTATTTTTTTGAAGACAGTACTAAAATTGTTTGGAATGGGTATTCCATTTTCGCCGTTCTTTATTTAGGTGTTATTTGTATGTCTCTTACGAATATATTGCAGGCGATCGGTCAACGTGAGGTTGTGGCATCGACGGCTGCGCTCATATTCTCCCTTGAATCGGTATTCGGTATTATTTTTGCTATTGCATTCTGGCATGAGAAGGTAACCGCTTCACTGCTGATAGGCTGTTCCTTCATTTTTGTTGCTATTGTTATTTCCGAAACCAAGCTGGGATTCCTCAAGAAAAAATTGAGCAGTAATGTGTTCAGAAAAATTTTCTCTCAGATAAAAACTAAGTGA
- a CDS encoding ABC transporter ATP-binding protein: MAKVELKGIGKVYDGNVRAVENANIVIEDQEFVVFVGPSGCGKSTTLRMVAGLEEISEGDLYIDGERMNDVPPKDRNIAMVFQNYALYPHMTVYDNMAFGLKIRKVDKQEIERRVHEAARILDIEKLLDRKPKALSGGQRQRVAVGRAIVRNPKVFLFDEPLSNLDAKLRVQMRAEISDLHNRLKATMIYVTHDQVEAMTMGDKIVVMKDGKVQQIGSPLYLYNHPVNKFVAGFIGSPPMNFLNVKVIEKDGGIAIDEGTFVLQPTEDQQKHLKKYVGKNVFFGIRPEDLQLVAESDAAKNSMTLKITVKEPLGAETHLYLASKNQQIIARTFNAVEAGIGESLHFVPNMEKARFFDNETEANICEDVQKQ, translated from the coding sequence ATGGCAAAAGTTGAATTGAAAGGTATCGGCAAGGTTTACGATGGAAACGTCCGTGCGGTAGAAAATGCCAATATCGTTATTGAAGATCAGGAATTTGTTGTATTCGTCGGACCGTCCGGTTGCGGTAAATCGACGACGCTCCGTATGGTAGCCGGACTTGAAGAAATCAGCGAAGGCGATTTGTACATAGACGGCGAACGCATGAACGACGTCCCACCGAAAGATCGTAACATCGCAATGGTTTTCCAAAACTATGCGTTGTATCCCCACATGACTGTCTATGACAACATGGCATTCGGATTAAAGATACGCAAAGTCGATAAACAGGAAATTGAACGCCGCGTACACGAAGCCGCCCGCATCCTCGACATTGAAAAGTTGCTTGACCGTAAACCAAAGGCTCTTTCGGGAGGTCAACGTCAGCGTGTTGCAGTAGGACGCGCCATTGTCCGCAACCCTAAGGTATTCTTATTTGACGAACCGCTTTCAAACCTCGATGCAAAGCTCCGTGTCCAGATGCGTGCTGAAATTTCCGACTTGCACAACCGCTTAAAAGCGACAATGATTTACGTTACGCATGATCAGGTTGAAGCGATGACTATGGGCGACAAAATCGTTGTTATGAAAGATGGAAAGGTACAACAAATCGGCTCGCCGCTCTATCTCTACAACCATCCCGTCAATAAATTCGTAGCGGGTTTTATCGGCTCGCCGCCTATGAACTTCTTAAATGTTAAAGTAATAGAAAAAGACGGCGGTATCGCTATCGATGAAGGTACCTTCGTCTTACAGCCTACTGAAGATCAGCAAAAACACTTAAAGAAGTACGTTGGTAAAAACGTATTCTTCGGTATTCGACCGGAAGATTTACAGCTTGTTGCCGAAAGCGACGCCGCTAAAAACAGCATGACACTCAAGATAACCGTTAAAGAACCGCTCGGAGCGGAAACGCACCTCTATCTGGCGTCAAAGAACCAGCAGATCATCGCCCGTACATTCAACGCCGTCGAAGCGGGAATCGGAGAATCGCTTCACTTTGTTCCGAATATGGAAAAAGCACGTTTCTTCGATAACGAAACGGAAGCAAATATCTGCGAGGACGTTCAAAAGCAATAG
- a CDS encoding ABC transporter ATP-binding protein/permease, translated as MIKKRLITFLAHSKRYVYLNVLWQWIALVSQIAAVFFIGRLLEALFKGTITSKEMIMAGAVFIAALAVRAVATKYATRYAFLAGRDVKTTLRDALYTKLLKLGAAYRDSIATSEVVQLASEGIEQLEVYFGRYLPQFFYSLLAPLTLFAVLVPVSFKAAVILLACVPLIPISIVAVQKIAKRLLSKYWGTYAELGDSFLENLQGLTTLKIYQADEAKAEEMDKEAEHFRRITMKVLSMQLNSITVMDVVAYGGAAAGIITAAYQFAAGDISIAAAFSIILLSAEFFIPLRLLGSFFHIAMNGMAASDKLFYILDLPEPPEAHGSIDRTAGISIQDLSFSYTERRAILTDINLTVPHGSFVALAGESGCGKSTIAALLSGKHKNYTGRILFGADELKTIDERHIMQHITVVKHNAYLFKGTVGDNLRIAKPNASAEEMAAALKKVNLADFLDTQKGLDTELQEGGMNFSGGQRQRLALARALLFDSPVYIFDEATSNIDIESEERILQIIHELKQTKTVLLISHRLANSVDTDCIYFMEHGRITEKGTHSELMALDAHYCALYKSQSELEQYGNAADSQTAQEER; from the coding sequence ATGATAAAGAAACGATTAATTACATTTTTGGCGCATTCAAAGCGCTACGTCTATTTAAATGTTTTATGGCAATGGATTGCCCTTGTTTCGCAAATCGCAGCGGTATTTTTTATCGGGCGTCTTTTGGAAGCTTTATTCAAGGGTACGATTACTTCAAAAGAGATGATTATGGCAGGCGCTGTTTTTATAGCGGCGCTTGCGGTTCGGGCTGTTGCAACAAAATATGCAACTCGCTATGCCTTTCTGGCAGGTCGGGACGTCAAAACTACCTTGCGGGATGCCCTCTACACAAAACTGCTAAAACTCGGAGCTGCCTATCGGGATAGCATCGCTACTTCGGAAGTAGTGCAGCTTGCCTCTGAGGGGATCGAACAGCTTGAAGTATACTTCGGTAGATACCTGCCTCAGTTTTTTTACAGTCTCCTTGCGCCGCTCACCCTTTTTGCGGTACTGGTGCCGGTCAGTTTTAAGGCGGCGGTCATTCTCCTCGCCTGCGTTCCCCTGATACCGATTTCTATTGTCGCAGTGCAAAAAATTGCCAAGCGGTTGCTCAGTAAATACTGGGGTACGTATGCAGAACTCGGCGACAGCTTTTTGGAAAACCTTCAGGGGCTGACGACACTAAAAATATATCAGGCAGATGAAGCAAAAGCTGAGGAGATGGACAAAGAAGCGGAACATTTCCGGCGCATCACGATGAAGGTACTCAGTATGCAACTCAATTCCATCACCGTTATGGATGTAGTTGCGTATGGAGGAGCAGCCGCAGGTATCATTACGGCAGCATATCAATTTGCCGCAGGGGATATTTCGATTGCGGCGGCATTCAGCATTATCCTCTTGTCGGCGGAATTTTTTATCCCGCTCAGACTGCTCGGCTCTTTTTTCCACATTGCAATGAACGGTATGGCCGCCTCGGATAAACTTTTCTACATCCTCGACTTACCCGAACCTCCAGAAGCGCATGGCTCCATCGACCGTACCGCCGGTATCAGCATCCAAGACCTCTCGTTCTCTTATACCGAACGACGGGCAATCCTTACCGACATCAACCTGACCGTTCCGCACGGTTCCTTTGTCGCCCTTGCAGGGGAATCCGGATGCGGCAAGAGCACGATTGCGGCGCTCCTTTCCGGTAAGCATAAAAACTATACGGGACGCATCCTGTTCGGTGCAGACGAACTGAAAACCATCGATGAACGCCATATCATGCAGCATATTACAGTCGTAAAACACAATGCGTATCTTTTTAAGGGAACCGTCGGGGATAATTTGCGGATTGCAAAGCCGAACGCCTCGGCTGAAGAAATGGCTGCCGCGCTCAAAAAAGTAAACCTCGCTGATTTCTTAGATACGCAAAAAGGCTTAGATACCGAGCTGCAGGAAGGCGGTATGAATTTTTCCGGCGGGCAACGGCAGAGGCTTGCATTGGCACGCGCCCTCCTTTTCGACAGCCCCGTCTATATTTTTGACGAAGCAACTTCCAATATCGATATCGAAAGCGAAGAGCGGATATTACAGATTATCCATGAACTGAAACAGACCAAGACGGTACTACTTATCTCACACCGATTGGCAAACAGTGTAGACACCGACTGCATCTACTTTATGGAACACGGGCGGATTACGGAAAAGGGCACCCATAGCGAATTGATGGCATTAGATGCCCATTATTGTGCGTTGTATAAAAGCCAGTCGGAGTTGGAACAGTACGGCAACGCTGCCGATAGTCAAACAGCACAGGAGGAGCGATAA